The Dermacentor silvarum isolate Dsil-2018 chromosome 7, BIME_Dsil_1.4, whole genome shotgun sequence genomic sequence AGTGTCTTCTTTGAGCCTTTCGTAGGTGATGAGCAGTACGTTGTCGTCATTCCTGTGCTCGTACCACGATATGAGGTGGTCAAAGTAGTCACCGCAGCTAACCTTTCCTTCGACGAAGACGTCGAGAAACTCGTCAAACGTTGCCCCTGTATAGTTGTAGACAGGCGAGTCGCGGACATGGTGGAAGTACGAAACACAGCAGTCGTAGGGGTTCCGAGTGACGTATATATACCTGCAGAAAAATCATaaagttaaaaaaatatttgctgGCAGAGGGTAAGCAGCCTATAGTTGAAATGTATGCGTCACACCTCGTAAAATCAGCCTTTCAGTAAGTTAAGATAAGGGAACTTTTCATTTTAAAATTTTTGGCGGACCTATCCCCAATCAATAAAATAATACAATAGACCGCTATGTGTGAGCACATTCCCGCAAGGACTTGGTCCGGTCACTAGAATTGTAACAGCTCTTGTGGTCGCTACTGAAGTACCCGTTTGGGCCATGATTACCTAACCATCAGATACCCAAAGGGATATGCTCTTTGATATAGATCTCAAGTGGGTTTGCATGGTAGTGCAATAAACTATTGCCCAGAAGTGATGCCACTATATTTCCACACAAGCGAAGTACTCTCAATGGCATGATTGTCGTGAGGGACACTGGCATGTGAGGTCCACTAGGTGCGCATATTAATTTGGGCCACAATGCTAACGATGAAGTATTGATGGTCATTCATCTAGTGAAACTTTCAAAATGTGTCCAAATAATAAACCACGCTAGAAACTAGATGCTTGTGACAAAGGGCAACAAAGAGGAGACGCCCTGTCATGCGCCACACATTGCGCATTTGGCAAACAGGAGCTGTGAATGGCAGCTGGCTccctaatttttttatttgccaaCCAAAGATGCATGTTCAGGTTTATTCGCACCACTAAACATTGAAAATATCGTGTTACTATCCTGAGTAATTATTTTCGTGTGAGGTTTGTCGCAACTTTTTGGCTGCTTAATATTCACATGGACTTTTGGTCCTCATCTCATCAGAGGAGCCCTTCACGATTGTTGATCACTACTGACGAAGAGATATTGCGCCCAGCAGTCATGAATTAAACATGCGTGATAATAGAAGTAATGGTGTTGTGTGCAATAAGATGACTTTAATGAGGCAGTAAATCAGTGACGTCTTTGGGTTCCTGTCTGAGGACTACGTTAGCATAAGCCAGACCTGTCAACAACTTCTTTGTTAAGGTGTCCTAGCAACTCTGGGATAATGAGAATGACATTTCGTTAAGAAATAGGAAACTAGATGTGCCCACTCTAAAGAAAACAATACGGATAAAAACAGTGTGTGTGAcccaattttatttcttttgagcATCAACTTATCATTCAACATCAACAGCTGTTGCCCAGAATTAACTTTCAGTGATTGTATGTAAAACAACGATACGTGAAAGGAATGTTTTGGAAAGCTTTTGCAAACGGTAACACAAATGACTTCAACAAGACTTCCGTATCAGCTGCTATAAGCGTAGGCTATAATTTAGTAAAGTGAGCTTATGTAGAAACTGTCTTGTAGAAAACTTTGCCAACCTAAGTTTCTGAAACTAGTTTCAAATAAGAGGTTGTTCAGTAAAATTTACAATGAAGCTAAAGAAAGCGTATGATTGGCTACCCTAGACTGTGGCAGGGTACGCGGATGATAAAATTGAAGCTGTAAGCTTGGTATCGGTAAATGCCGCAACTCTACGGCACGGACCCTGAAGCTCTCTGCAGCAAATTCTTCGTGCCCAAATCACCGATGATATTTTGAATAGATCAGAATTGAAtctaataattttgaccacaggAATGAGCATTTTTACCGCAAGGATAACATTCAAGGAATAGAAATTGATATATTGGAGAGCCGGGAAGAAAGGCCCATTGATGCGAGGATGTGTGTACGCGAGCGCAAACAGCACCATGTTACGCAATGGACGTCAAATAACATGAACAGGCTTCTTACTTGCTCTGTGGGTGATACGGTTGCCTGTCGAACGGGAAGTGCGTCTTGATAGCGCCTGGCCGTCGCATACGATGTGCCGCCTCAGCACCCAGGAGTTCGAGGAATGGCGAGCGCAGCATGAAATCTGTGTAGTCATCGGGTGGCTGGCCCTTGTTGAGCACGCAGAAGGCGATGTACTGCGTCCAAGTTGTCCCGCACTTAGGGTAGCTGGCCACGAAGATATCGTCTGGTCTTGCACTGTAGGTAAGAGCCGACCGCACGTTGTCGTCGTGAAGGAACTCGTTGATAAGGAAGCCGTCCACTGTCTTGCACATGTTCCGCAGCATTTTTGATTCGAGAAAGCGCGTTCAGTcgctgaaatgcaaaaaaaaatgcaattcgCGTCACTTTCATTAGCGTGACCAAAATCGCGCAGTGATTAGAATCAGCACCAGAATTTTATTATTGAAGGTTGGGACATGTTACAAGTATTTACATCAGGATTTACATTTTCTACAGTATAGTTTTGAATGCCAGTTTCTCAGACCGAGTGTGTCTGGCGGCAGCACCACAAACTCGGGCAACAAATTTGTCTACTTCGCCTAAAGATTGCTGTAAGTACCTATTTCCAATATCTTCAATGTTGCGCTTCGAAACGCCAGCTAGTCGGTCTACCCCACCACACGATCGGCGCTTGCTCGGACAGCTTCACCTGTCTGTTGCCAACGAAAAGACTAACCACAAACGTGTCGTCCTGCGTGGATTGCTCCCTTCCCTATTGGTCACCGCTTACCTGGCGGTACTGCGCATGTTCCGACATCTCAGCGACATCTACCTGATCGCAACAGGATAAAGGACGGACGCCTCTGGAGTTGCACTTCAGTGGGTCTGGCGGCAGCATCGCAAACATGCGCCACTAATTTGTTTACTTCGTCTTACAGATGTACAATTGGTATGGCTCTAAATGCCTTAGAAGTGATGATTTTTTCTTGTTGCAGCTACCAGACCTTCCCATATTTTTCTGAAAAGAGCTGCCTCTTTTCGTTCATGCGACACATAAAAAGATCCGGGTCACAACGCCGAAAAAAATGTTGGCCGAACAGCCTGTGATACCCAACGGTAACATGAAGCGGCTTAACAGGCAATCTCTCTTGATGCTGCTAGAGACCGTGGTGCCAAATGAAATCACGGACATTAGAGTGAAAACCCGCAAAAATGTACTGGCGGTTGATGTTCTGCATGGGAGTGCTCTTAGCGTCCTACGCAAAGTAACAGATATTGATGGCATCCAGGTGCGCTCTCACATCCCACTGGGCTCTGATGTCATCACGGGTGTAATATATGATGTAGACTTGGCCATCCTCTGCAATGACTTGCCGATTCTGGTTAGAGCAGCGAGTGACCCCTGATGGCATTGTTGATGTCTACCGTCTGGGCAACTTACGTTGCGTGAAGATCGTTTTCAAGGGCAACTGCCTCGCGTCTCACGGTAAGCTGGCCACTTTTGTCATCCTCTCCGGCCTTTCATACCGAAACCTCTACAGTGTCGCAAATGCATGAAGATTGGACACGTGTGCAGCGTCTGTGAGAACGAAACAGTGTGCCCCCACTGCGCTGAAACACACGCCGCGGACAAATGTGCTGCCACTGTCATGAAATGTCCAAACTGCCACGGATctcatgaggcctcatcgaaagaTTGCTCCAAAATCAAAAAGAAAATGGCTGTTTTAATAGAGACGGCAAGAgatattcaattcaatttttcATTTGCAGACTTAGAACATAAAGAAATACCTCAGATCATTCCtctcatcgagaagccgccgctaaaatGAGGAAACGACGCTCCCGTCaccgacgttcttcaagaaaagcttctgcGTCGGTGATGCTTATGACACGTCCACAGTCACCTCCTCCACTGCCACCGAGGCCATTGACATCAGAAAGGCGTACAAATGACAAGGGCACTGGGAAGAATACGGACACCGAAGCGTGGCCTACGTTGCCAAAACGGTAACCACAAGCAGAATCGctgcacgccgatggaagtcGACCATCTCAGGCATCTCCTGCCGGTTAATTGACTGAAATGGATCGGGAAGTTGTTATAATGGTGCGATCGCTAATGAACAAGATTCGCATGCTACTgaacaagctgcagacaccaacagctgaaAGCGCGTTGCAAATACTGAATGCACTGAATCGAGTACTTGCAAACCTcctataagcaccatggctcacccagtactttcttttcgcactgaagttagaagtgccACGATCTTTAAATGGAATGACAGGCTTGAAGTCCCACATCTCGGATTTGCACCAATTTATCTTGAATAATCCGTTCCCTATACTTGTTATGCGTGCATCGAACGTATCAAAGCCCTACAGACTATCTGGTGACGAAGATTTTGCGTCTTCCACATGCGAGCAACGGAGCAACGTTCTCATTTACATCCACATGGACATGACCTATGTTTCGCATGCTGTTCAGCCTCCTGActacaaccaatacgtatgcctccgcgtcaaaaagaacaaaatagCCTTTACTTTTATTGGTTCTTATATTACCCCATCACGGTGGTTTGACTTTGAAAgactgaaatacatattaaaggaaactgatggcCCCTGTGTCATCgctggggacttcaatgcgcaccacTTGTTTTGGAGAAGCACCAAGATTAACTCCAGGGGAAGGAATGTTGGCATCACttgcctctgattatgacctctgcatcatgAACGATGGTAACCCGACGCATCTGCGGGGTCCTACGTATAGCATCTGCCTGAACTcgactttggtgtcacggaacTTTATATCACatgttaaatggttttgcgaTGTCGAGACtccatgggagtgatcacattcccacctacTTAACGATTAATGGACTCACTTGGTCTTTCTCTCGTGTTATCTTGAACACTGATTGGACtatgtttacgtcgcttatgTAAGAAGCGTGTGGGGGAGATTTCGCCGGCGACATCGATGACGCCGTTGCAGAAGCGCTTAAAGCGGCGAAGTGTTCATCATCGCTGTTAACAAACCGAATAGATTTCGACATTGAACTTAAAAGACTTCATACGATTCGACGGCATGGAGAGCGATGATACAGACGCAGAAAATCAATTTATGATGTGAGAGACGCACGTCGcgatcagaagaaaattcagcgtggcATAGACAAACTAGAGAGTGAGATATGGAAGGCATTCTGcgagtcactggaccctcgcaagccgctaGCTTTCACATATCTTGAGGATagtacgtggtcttcgttcatccccaTAACAAGGACACGcatttgcagctttggccctccatcttggccaaacagagcttggtgtggtggaggaattctgtgcgagagtcACTGGTGAGACTTTCAACACAAACGTTGATGTAAGTGACCTCCCAGCGGCTCAGGTACCCGAAATGAACGTGTCttttaccatggaagaactcgaagCTGGCCTGGCAGTTTCTAAGCGATCATCCTCTCCAGGTACTGACGGCatcacctattctgccctgggacaccttggacaagaggcaagaagagcgcttatgaacagctttaacaactccAGGCATTAGGGTACAGTTCCCCGGCAATGGAAGTTaagtcggctggtaccattaTTAAAGCCGGAAAAATCTACGTAGGACTTGGTGGCATATCGTcctattgctctcgccagctgcatcggcaaggttgTGGAAAGGATggcacgtctagaatggtatctcgagcgttacaatatctaaccccgcttccatggcaggctttcaTCGGGATCGTTCTTCAATTGACAGCGTTTGACCCCACAACGTTcgtgcagcaggagaaaagccgtaaAATCATATCAGTTAAttgcgctctttctcgacgtgaaaggcgtgtatgacaacgttgcacatgatgccatcgtcacctccctggagattattggcacggccgctggataaaaaaaaaaggtgtggcctgttgcgtggcgccgaaacggtgTCTCGGGTCtcgttctcctcgcgcccgctccgGCGCCACTGCTTGCGTACAGCCGTTGGCGCAGAAGCGtttccacagccgcgtttgtGCGCACggcagtgactctaatcaggccgcaaataacgcgttttatattTGCACATTACAGGCTGTATATTAAAGTCCTTAATAAAAGTGCCTATTACCCCACATA encodes the following:
- the LOC119458465 gene encoding sulfotransferase ssu-1, translated to MLRNMCKTVDGFLINEFLHDDNVRSALTYSARPDDIFVASYPKCGTTWTQYIAFCVLNKGQPPDDYTDFMLRSPFLELLGAEAAHRMRRPGAIKTHFPFDRQPYHPQSKYIYVTRNPYDCCVSYFHHVRDSPVYNYTGATFDEFLDVFVEGKVSCGDYFDHLISWYEHRNDDNVLLITYERLKEDTAGSVLEIADFLGNQYGEELRRDAALFAKITDMVSATSMRQAFSSGIKSIIPNLLQLPADRALKSVEVYRDVLSKKGMSSAKSEFIRRGVVGDWRNYFKENHIEKMRNWIASKTHNTDVMKLWEKAGLP